The following are encoded together in the Lytechinus variegatus isolate NC3 chromosome 19, Lvar_3.0, whole genome shotgun sequence genome:
- the LOC121406251 gene encoding scavenger receptor cysteine-rich domain superfamily protein-like: SEWFRVDLTPFASKLFTWIVFLHTAPEAIGVRLQDGPLQSEGRVEVFYNGAWGTVCDNLFTITEASVVCKQLGYAGADEVVIGGYFGNSSGAVTNLDVILDMVQCHGDEEDLFGCSHSEIMITECDHTEDVGVVCTSTGSLRLSNVTSFGRGRLEYLDENLGWGTVCNEAWSNSESIAACTQLGFSTLGAIEVFPAEGASDLPIVLGGIQCSTFQDPSRLDACDKDESWTPDTCTHAQDVGLRCKPPVILFSTTVQYAGIPYVYFGRTWGTFCLENFDINAALVFCKNLGYRDVALITSSDNGPAEPIPAIINTVNCTGVEEYFTECPQIEWAYQGQCTQDRNPIVVCQIGEKSPSIVETIPGFPEYGRVEVTLTDYRFRGTICNDTMTQAVADVVCRDAGFSRGAQRFFTIGEGQTRYIYENVHCTGDEASFTDCRSQLVSVQDSNCNHDQDMGVECFANDIDLIYLRSGAGSYEGAVLYRERDRRALLCDDTWTYREASAVCRMIGYESGTAVRVIGMIPDTFDDVFQWDFVCAGDEERLEDCTVTKRENPTTCAPGSIAQVRCGPNVDGNFRITGSDYTEQGRVEVYQDGQWVHVWLLPTANIDKRFYDRLCIVLGYEESVYQYFGPGQMPFEAGSGTLGRLCEYVLSTGRIHCQDLTYQTGGGEDLQVGVVCKPFDIIAYHPIRLADMKTDEVNNQSGYVEMYHDGQWRGICENILHSHLVCSELGHMNLSQAAAIDTPVIADGSPELSSVWFSFTETTFCNTLYGCRHSAWGDPLGDCNKLAVQCVEVEGRASSLESLTLSVILLVVALAVELGFIHV; the protein is encoded by the exons tcggAATGGTTCAGAGTGGATCTcaccccttttgcaagcaaactcTTCACATGGATTGTCTTTCTCCACACAGCTCCTGAAGCAATAGGCGTTCGTTTGCAAGATGGACCCCTCCAATCCGAAGGAAGAGTCGAGGTCTTTTACAATGGAGCATGGGGCACAGTGTGCGATAACCTCTTCACCATCACGGAAGCTAGTGTGGTCTGTAAGCAACTGGGGTATGCAGGAGCCGATGAGGTCGTAATAGGGGGTTATTTTGGAAACAGCAGCGGAGCGGTAACGAATCTGGATGTGATCCTCGATATGGTGCAATGTCATGGAGACGAGGAGGACTTGTTTGGTTGTTCCCACAGTGAGATAATGATCACCGAGTGTGACCATACTGAAGACGTGGGCGTGGTCTGTACATCAACGG GTTCACTAAGACTCTCAAATGTGACGTCATTCGGTAGAGGCAGACTGGAATACCTGGATGAGAACCTAGGATGGGGAACAGTGTGTAATGAAGCCTGGAGTAACTCAGAGAGTATAGCCGCATGCACTCAACTTGGATTCAGTACTCTTGGAGCCATAGAGGTGTTCCCCGCAGAGGGCGCTAGCGATCTACCCATTGTGCTGGGAGGCATTCAATGCTCGACATTTCAAGATCCGAGCAGACTTGATGCGTGTGACAAGGACGAGAGCTGGACACCCGACACCTGCACGCATGCGCAGGACGTTGGATTACGATGCAAACCTC CGGTGATCTTATTCTCAACCACCGTGCAATACGCAGGTATACCTTACGTATACTTCGGCCGCACCTGGGGGACTTTCTGCCTGGAGAACTTTGACATCAACGCAGCTCTTGTTTTCTGTAAAAACCTTGGATATCGAGATGTGGCTCTTATTACCAGTAGTGATAATGGACCAGCGGAGCCAATACCCGCGATCATTAATACAGTCAACTGTACCGGGGTCGAGGAGTATTTCACGGAATGTCCTCAGATTGAATGGGCGTACCAAGGACAATGTACTCAGGACCGCAATCCCATTGTCGTCTGTCAGATAGGAGAAAAAT CTCCATCTATTGTGGAAACAATACCTGGCTTTCCTGAATATGGTCGGGTAGAAGTAACATTGACTGATTACCGATTTCGGGGAACCATCTGCAATGACACGATGACTCAGGCTGTGGCCGACGTGGTCTGCCGGGACGCAGGTTTTTCACGAGGAGCGCAAAGGTTCTTTACAATCGGAGAAGGGCAGACTAGATACATATATGAAAACGTACACTGCACTGGAGATGAAGCCAGCTTTACCGATTGCAGGAGCCAGCTAGTCTCAGTTCAAGACTCGAACTGCAATCACGATCAAGACATGGGAGTTGAATGTTTTG CAAATGACATCGATCTGATTTACCTACGGAGTGGGGCAGGGTCGTATGAGGGCGCTGTTCTTTATCGAGAACGGGATCGACGGGCGTTACTTTGTGACGATACTTGGACCTACCGAGAAGCAAGTGCAGTGTGTCGCATGATCGGATATGAAAGTGGAACTGCCGTCAGAGTGATCGGTATGATACCAGATACTTTCGATGACGTCTTCCAGTGGGACTTCGTGTGTGCTGGCGATGAGGAACGACTGGAAGATTGTACGGTGACCAAGAGAGAGAACCCTACAACATGTGCTCCTGGAAGCATTGCTCAGGTCAGATGCGGACCAAATGTGG ATGGAAACTTTCGGATAACCGGAAGTGACTATACTGAACAAGGACGGGTAGAGGTCTATCAAGATGGACAGTGGGTCCATGTCTGGCTGCTTCCGACCGCCAACATAGATAAACGTTTCTATGACAGACTTTGCATTGTCCTTGGATATGAAGAGTCGGTTTACCAATACTTTGGACCTGGACAGATGCCTTTTGAAGCAGGATCCGGTACCTTGGGACGTCTGTGCGAGTATGTACTGTCAACCGGACGTATCCACTGTCAAGATCTTACATATCAGACAGGAGGCGGGGAGGATTTACAAGTTGGTGTCGTTTGTAAGCCATTTG ATATAATTGCATACCATCCCATAAGACTAGCAGACATGAAAACAGATGAGGTCAATAACCAATCTGGTTATGTAGAGATGTATCATGATGGTCAATGGCGTGGTATTTGTGAGAACATTCTTCATTCTCAT CTTGTATGTTCTGAGCTTGGCCATATGAACCTCTCCCAGGCTGCTGCCATTGATACACCGGTGATTGCTGACGGAAGTCCAGAGCTCTCCTCAGTCTGGTTCAGTTTTACAGAAACAACTTTTTGTAACACACTCTATGGATGTCGTCACAGCGCTTGGGGAGACCCCCTCGGTGATTGTAACAAGCTGGCGGTTCAATGTGTCGAAGTGGAAGGGAgag CTTCGTCTTTGGAGAGTCTTACTCTTTCTGTCATCCTCCTCGTGGTTGCACTTGCAGTCGAGCTCGGCTTCATTCACGTGTAA